In the genome of Petrotoga sp. 9PWA.NaAc.5.4, one region contains:
- the asnS gene encoding asparagine--tRNA ligase yields MKTQWIYIKDFKNHIGEEIEFRGWVWNKRSGGKIAFLQLRDGTGFVQGIAEKKNFDEEQFEKIRKIKMESSVTIIGEIKRDERSPQNVELHIKNIEIIHEPKDDYPISKKEHGIDFLMENRHLWLRSKRQFHILRIRNEIIKAIRDFYNQNDFILIDTPIFTGSIGESAGNTFSLDYFDYGKVYLAQTGQLYLEAAAMALGKVYNLGPTFRSEKSKTRRHLIEFWMNEAEVAFYRHEDNMRLQENLVSYIVQKTLENASEDLKEIGRDITKLEKVTAPFERITYTKAIEFLNKKGFNISWGDDFGADEETAIASQFEKPVFVEKYPKKVKAFYMQPDETNPDVVLCDDLLAPEGYGEIIGASERIWKEEVLIERLKENNLPLDEYQWYLDLRRYGSVPHSGFGLGIERTVAWICGLEHIRESIPFARTLYRVYP; encoded by the coding sequence ATGAAGACGCAATGGATATATATAAAAGATTTTAAAAACCATATTGGAGAAGAAATTGAATTTCGTGGTTGGGTTTGGAATAAAAGAAGTGGTGGGAAAATAGCTTTTTTACAATTAAGAGATGGTACTGGTTTTGTTCAAGGCATAGCTGAGAAAAAGAACTTTGATGAAGAACAATTTGAAAAAATAAGAAAAATCAAAATGGAAAGTAGCGTTACAATAATTGGGGAAATAAAAAGAGACGAACGTTCTCCCCAAAACGTAGAATTGCATATAAAGAATATAGAAATAATACATGAGCCAAAAGACGATTATCCGATTTCAAAAAAAGAGCATGGGATAGACTTTTTGATGGAAAATAGACACTTGTGGTTGCGATCAAAGAGACAGTTCCATATTTTAAGAATAAGAAACGAAATTATAAAAGCAATTAGAGATTTTTATAATCAAAATGACTTCATTTTGATAGATACTCCCATATTCACAGGTTCTATCGGAGAATCTGCTGGAAATACATTCAGTTTAGATTATTTTGATTATGGAAAGGTTTACTTAGCTCAAACTGGACAGCTTTATTTAGAAGCAGCAGCTATGGCACTTGGAAAAGTTTATAACTTAGGTCCTACTTTTAGGTCCGAAAAATCAAAAACGAGAAGACATCTTATAGAATTTTGGATGAACGAAGCTGAAGTCGCTTTTTATAGACATGAAGATAATATGAGATTACAAGAAAATTTGGTATCATATATAGTACAAAAAACATTAGAAAATGCTTCTGAAGATTTAAAAGAAATCGGCAGAGATATAACGAAGTTAGAGAAAGTTACAGCCCCTTTTGAAAGAATAACATATACGAAAGCTATAGAATTCTTAAATAAAAAAGGATTCAATATCAGTTGGGGAGACGATTTTGGCGCTGACGAAGAAACAGCTATAGCTTCACAATTTGAAAAACCAGTCTTTGTTGAAAAATATCCAAAAAAAGTTAAAGCCTTCTATATGCAACCTGACGAGACAAATCCTGATGTAGTTTTATGTGATGATTTATTAGCTCCGGAAGGATATGGGGAAATAATAGGTGCTTCTGAAAGAATTTGGAAAGAAGAAGTATTAATAGAAAGGTTAAAAGAAAATAATTTACCATTAGATGAATATCAATGGTACTTAGATTTAAGAAGGTATGGGAGTGTTCCTCACAGTGGATTTGGTTTGGGAATAGAAAGAACTGTTGCTTGGATATGTGGTTTGGAACATATTAGAGAATCGATACCTTTTGCAAGAACGCTTTACAGAGTTTATCCATAG